The nucleotide window gagcattttgactggtagctggcgaatgacatgcgtgatgttttgctccaagacctgaatcgaacggggattgtccgcatagactttagtcTTTACATGtccccacaggaaaaactctaacggtgtaatatcacacgatcttggtggcctaTCGACCGACCCAAGCGGACAGGGCGTAGAATTTGCCTGCGGTAAGGTATGCCTGTTATTTGGCTTGCCTGGAAATATCAGCATATTATTCTCAAAAATAGTGCTATAAACCCAGCTTGTACTGATATTGTAGACTTTGAATGGATTTCCTTCTAAGGAAAAGACATTTGAAGGTCAAGCGACAAATCTGCCCAGTCATTGAGTTTAAAAGATGCTCAACTGACAGTAGCCACAGCTACAAGGTCTTGCCAGAGACTTAAATCTGGTACCACTTGGAGTTCAGTTCAGTATAAAGTCGCTTTCCGGCGGGGGCCGAATCCAAAGCATGGCAGAGATTTTAGGCCGGCCTCAGACCCGGCCCCTTCCACCTTACCAAATGGAACAAACTAATGTTTGTAAAAGGCTTGTATTATTGGGACGCTGATCAACGCTTTGTTTTGGTCTATGTGCTTTCAAACACCACAAGGTTAGGCCATGAATAGCAGGTACTTATGAAAAACACAACGAAAGTTGTTCCTAGCTTTCATACTATTGAAACCCAAAGGTCTAAAGCAACTCGAAAGCATCTTCCACATTTTTATACCCAATTTCAGTCCGAGGGTGAGGTAGTAGTTTCTGCGTAAACATCCCAGCAGAAACTGGCTCCTTGACTGGAAGCATGAAGGCCTTCTGTCTACTCGGAATAGGTCGGTAGACCAAAGCATACCCACATCGGTGGAGACGTTACTAAACTTCAGTTGATCTATCCTTTTCGTCCGCTTATAGTGATTTATCATTTGTCAAATCTCATCGTCATttattgtgcaaaatttcgaattatctatctgttccgccagctccatcctcCCTATGATCATTAGGCATGCAGTGtaccaaagatcgtggtgcacGTTAAAGTCGCCTATTACCAAACGGTTCTCAACACGAAGTAGCCCAGCTATGTTCGGGTGATTTCCTTCTCGATTATTCCGAAATCCCGCTTGTGAGCTCAAATCTTGATCCTGTACTATATTCTTTCTTTACATAGAAAATCTTGAAGTGGTTCAAAATTTCGATATTACTGGTTGTTTGGGCCGTCTTTACTGCATTCCTGATGTCGAATAACGAACATGTCGAAGAACTTAGACTGATCAGTGTTCCTAAGAGTGGCGAAGAGAAACGTAAGTTAACTTCAtcaaaaatatatcatataaaTACGAACATACTTATATTCTACTTCACAACCCTTTAGTGTTCCCCGTGTCGACTGCCACATTATCACGTCTTGGTCTGAAACTGAAAGGTCCCTTCCGTCAGCAAGAGGCCGATCCGTACGGCAAAAATAAGAGCTCCTTTGCCGCACCACCTACGCTCCATGTACAACTGCAACGCAAGTACTATAATGCCAGCGGTGATGAATACTACGTCGAAGATGCTTCGAAAGTGTGGAAACTAGCATTGGTCTACCCCGAACAGCTGGACACGACAAAGGAATCGTGGAAAGCTAACAATTATGACATTTCGCCCGCGGATGAAGAACTGCTACTCCAAGCCAATTACACCACTTTAAATCTACGTTTTATTGCCAACATCGAAACCGAATTTCCACTGCAGTTGTCGATCGACGAGTCGCCCATCTACAAGAAGGAGGGTGTCATTTATGCGGCAATAGTATTGTGTGGCTTGTATATGATGATCATTTGGGAAATTGTCAATCGTACCTTTGCGGCAATGATTGCATCAACGTTGTCGGTTGGTATATTGGCGGCGCTGAACTCACGTCCCTCGATGGCGACAATAATGGGTTGGATTGATGTGGAGACATTATTACTGCTCTTCGGCATGATGATACTGGTGGCCATACTCTCCGAGACTGGTATTTTCGACTATTTGGCTGTGTATGCTTACAAGGTAGGTGTCATATTTCGGGCGGTGAGCCATCATTTGgacttaaaaaatgtattccgcATGATTTACAGATAACAAATGGACACATTTGGCCGCTCATCAACTGTCTATGCCTATTCACGGCCGTACTGTCCTCCTTTTTGGATAATGTGACGACCGTATTGCTGATGACACCCGTCACTATACGCCTCTGTGAGGTTATGTCGCTGAATCCTGTGCCTATATTGATGTGCATGGTGATCTATTCGAATATCGGTGGCGCGCTGACACCCGTCGGCGATCCACCAAATGTGATAATTGCTTCGAATAATTTCATTTCGCGAAATGTAAGtccacatttttgttgttgttttatgaaatgaattaattttttattttttttaaatacaggGTGTCAATTTTGCCATATTCACGCTGCACATGTTGCCCGGCGTGATACTGGTGATGATACAGACCTACATACAGTTACGCCTTAAGTTCCGCAATACAAACGATCTGCAATTTAAAGACTCACCCGAGGTGGAGGAACTGCGTCACGAAATACACGTGTGGAAGCGTGCCGCGCAAAGTCTCTCCGCGTATTCGAAAGATGAGGAGATCGTACGTCAAACGCTGATGAAAAAGGTGAATCGCTTGAAGCGTAGCCTAAAGAAACGCGTCTCTGAGGCAGTGGAACCGGCGCCCAATTATAAACAAACGCTGACGCAGCTACAAGCGAAGGTAGATTTTGGATttataaatagatttttttgtgaatttatttgaCTGAACTTCCTCTTCACACAGTATCCCATCCGCAACAAGTCGCTGCTGATCAAGTGCTCATTCGCCTTAATCTTCGTCATTAGCTTGTTTTTCCTACACTCCGTGCCGGAATTGCAACGCCTCTCATTGGGTTGGACTGCCTTGCTAGGCGCCATATTCTTGCTCATACTGGCTGACATTGAAGATATGGAGGCGATATTAGCACGCGTTGAATGGTCCACATTGCTCTTCTTCGCCGCGCTTTTCATTCTTATGGAAGCGCTGTCCGAACTGGGTCTGATCGAATGGATTGGCCAGATGACGGAGAGCATTATTTTAGGTGTGAGTGAAGGTTCGCGTCTAATGGTCGCAGTTTTAATCATACTTTGGGTACGTCGAGACTTTTCTACCAAAAATGtagtttttagtttatttttaaatatattttgtaattttaggtTTCGGCCATAACCTCTGCTTTTGTTGACAATATTCCACTAACAACGATGATGGTGAAAATAACAATTTCCCTAGCGGAAAACTCCGCTTTGAATTTACCGCTGCAACCACTCGTCTGGGCTTTGGCTTTGGGCGCGTGTTTAGGCGGTAAGTGGAACTTTTCTTACCTGGTTATAGCTTCACGATTATTTCAAGATCCAAtatcatttgttttatttttgtattcatcATCACATATTTATACCTTGAACTCTTTTTCTAACACCCAAAAGAAAACGTCGAAGGCTCTATAAAGTGTGTACACATATAATTGATCAACGTGACTCCTTGTTCATGTCCTTCTGTCTATATatacacgaactagtccctcagtttttgagatatcgatttgataTTTCTCACCAAGAAGATGCTTATTTGTTGTTACTGCCAAcctcggaccactatagaacatagctgccatacaaactgaccgatcaactCAAGTTTTTGTAgagaaaacttgtttatttgaaaagatatcttcatgaaatttgacatggattattatctaaggtatggctacaatctccgagcaaattgttcagatcggaccactatagcatatagctgccatacaaactgaccgatccaacaCAAGtcctcgtatggaaaactttttcatttgacgagttATCTACTCGATATTTGGCAGGAATTATTTTCATGAGCAATGGTTTAttatacgaaaattttttttgggatCGGTTTGCTATATCttgtagctgccatataaactgacggATCCCAcacaagtctttgtatggaaaagtttttaattaaaaaatatatcttcatgaaatttggcatggattattttacaaagtatcgctacaattttcgaaaaaatttttcaaatcagaccactatagcatatagctgtcataaaaactaACCGACAAAACTCGGAATAAATTTCCTTTACCAATACTCTTTTATGTTAATCTATCCACCTTTCAATTATATaactttttccatttctttccaTTCATTACTTTACACTCTCTTTCAAttcgttttatttgtttttcatttatccTTGTCACACCAtttcatttcataattttactGCCTGTAACTGTTGCCATCTCATTTCACCCCTCATGCCACcacttaaatataaaatctgTAAATTTGTTTTCGCTCATTTCCTCCGCACAGGCAATGGCACACTGATTGGCGCTTCGGCGAATGTTGTTTGTGCAGGCGTAGCCGAACAGCATGGCTATAAATTCACTTTTCTCGAATTTTTTAAGTAAGTTGGCAACTCTGCGGCCCGCTCACACTCTCTTTTTTTAGCATTAatgcaaataacaacaattcTTTTCTACAGGGTCGGTTTTCCGGTTATGATCGGCAGTATTATCGTGTCCACCGCATATCTACTCTTCACACACGTACTCTTCGCCTGGCACTGAGCCTAGGGCTTGCAGGACTAACagtcaaaattatatatataaatacatatatatgcatatataagtaCCTCGTAGTATTGGAAAGACATTGCAAGTAATTTAGTTAAACGACATCATACGAAAGCATACGAGCTTAGCTAACCGAAAATTTGAggttaaatttagtttttttttccacTACGACTAGCTCCgttatttgtagatatgtatgtataacagcACTTGGTTGCTAAaaccaataattttttgttcgtAAAAGAGTTGCAGTTATTTGGATTAGGCAAATTGAGTTAATTATTGAACGtattctaaaattaaattagtgtGATGAAAGCAAGTTGGAGCGATTCTGCGAAGAATTGGCGaaactttcattaaaaaaaatgaatttaggGAAAATTATTTAGCGAAAAATTCTACTAGTAAAACTTTTCCAACGTTTTATTTAACGTTTTCTGTTTCCGTTGTGGTGTAAATTatagtgaaaatattataaatatttaacggTAAAAATTTACATCATTCTAAATAATAAACGAAATTTAAATCTAAGTGtaaaaaatccaataaaaacaatgcagtaaatttataaaaatcaatttcaaaatgaaaatgaaaatacaaaaaaaaaaaacgaaaattgaaacaaaaacaacaagaaaaagatatttttacacCTGTTGTTAGTTTAGTCGATAGTCAGTGAAGAGTCTGTATGCAGTGTTTTGTAGCACAGTGTAGGCGTATATGTGATGCAAGATATATTTTGGGGCACCGATAGATGTTGGCGTACAGTGGTGTGCAAAAGTTTAGAGTTTTgagcgaaaaaaattaatttcgttagcaaaagagtaaaataaaaaataagaattggCTGCAAAAAGACGAATTAGCAAAGTGGCCACTTTTTAAGCGCTGTAactttgtaataatatttgcatAAGCATACTTTAAACTTTAttgtattaaaagaaaaattctatATATTTGTCCCGCGCTCCTGCAATTTTTGTTTCTCTGTTTTTCGTTGCTGTGTCCCAAGTAATCTAGTGATTATgagagataaataaatatatttcacctgGTTACACACTTACCTATCTATTTTCAAACGAGCTTCTAACGTTTATTCGCATATTTAGTTAGCAAAGTGTATAAATAAGTACGTACGATATACCCTTTATATtctttaaatctattttaaactaaaaaattatcgACCAATTATCAAAATCATATTAGTAAATTATGAAATACTATAATTATTATGCCTTTTTAAAAAGATTTGCATAGTTTATAGATATGCCTTGAAAGTTTAATTAGTCGtatccatacacacacacctacatttatacatacatattacatatacatatatatttgattttagtttattataatttcattattattgtaataaacGTTATATTTAGCTATTTTATGTACCTACATTTAAGCgatattgttatttatataaa belongs to Bactrocera dorsalis isolate Fly_Bdor chromosome 1, ASM2337382v1, whole genome shotgun sequence and includes:
- the LOC105233298 gene encoding P protein isoform X1, encoding MESVHSRPTFTITDDINEDREMNSDATVNYEWDEEDELERNNKIQELMLRIRSWVRLPRNDNEVTEGALQVWRALPERIRQDPSLASFRMEHERLHGDLDPLPSPDVPEHYVKAPNAFTKVGINVTNELGQVRILEVRDMENNNEDHHDDHDEPHSRRKKILKWFKISILLVVWAVFTAFLMSNNEHVEELRLISVPKSGEEKLFPVSTATLSRLGLKLKGPFRQQEADPYGKNKSSFAAPPTLHVQLQRKYYNASGDEYYVEDASKVWKLALVYPEQLDTTKESWKANNYDISPADEELLLQANYTTLNLRFIANIETEFPLQLSIDESPIYKKEGVIYAAIVLCGLYMMIIWEIVNRTFAAMIASTLSVGILAALNSRPSMATIMGWIDVETLLLLFGMMILVAILSETGIFDYLAVYAYKITNGHIWPLINCLCLFTAVLSSFLDNVTTVLLMTPVTIRLCEVMSLNPVPILMCMVIYSNIGGALTPVGDPPNVIIASNNFISRNGVNFAIFTLHMLPGVILVMIQTYIQLRLKFRNTNDLQFKDSPEVEELRHEIHVWKRAAQSLSAYSKDEEIVRQTLMKKVNRLKRSLKKRVSEAVEPAPNYKQTLTQLQAKYPIRNKSLLIKCSFALIFVISLFFLHSVPELQRLSLGWTALLGAIFLLILADIEDMEAILARVEWSTLLFFAALFILMEALSELGLIEWIGQMTESIILGVSEGSRLMVAVLIILWVSAITSAFVDNIPLTTMMVKITISLAENSALNLPLQPLVWALALGACLGGNGTLIGASANVVCAGVAEQHGYKFTFLEFFKVGFPVMIGSIIVSTAYLLFTHVLFAWH
- the LOC105233298 gene encoding P protein isoform X3, translated to MTTQYNNNFELRLSDDEVTEGALQVWRALPERIRQDPSLASFRMEHERLHGDLDPLPSPDVPEHYVKAPNAFTKVGINVTNELGQVRILEVRDMENNNEDHHDDHDEPHSRRKKILKWFKISILLVVWAVFTAFLMSNNEHVEELRLISVPKSGEEKLFPVSTATLSRLGLKLKGPFRQQEADPYGKNKSSFAAPPTLHVQLQRKYYNASGDEYYVEDASKVWKLALVYPEQLDTTKESWKANNYDISPADEELLLQANYTTLNLRFIANIETEFPLQLSIDESPIYKKEGVIYAAIVLCGLYMMIIWEIVNRTFAAMIASTLSVGILAALNSRPSMATIMGWIDVETLLLLFGMMILVAILSETGIFDYLAVYAYKITNGHIWPLINCLCLFTAVLSSFLDNVTTVLLMTPVTIRLCEVMSLNPVPILMCMVIYSNIGGALTPVGDPPNVIIASNNFISRNGVNFAIFTLHMLPGVILVMIQTYIQLRLKFRNTNDLQFKDSPEVEELRHEIHVWKRAAQSLSAYSKDEEIVRQTLMKKVNRLKRSLKKRVSEAVEPAPNYKQTLTQLQAKYPIRNKSLLIKCSFALIFVISLFFLHSVPELQRLSLGWTALLGAIFLLILADIEDMEAILARVEWSTLLFFAALFILMEALSELGLIEWIGQMTESIILGVSEGSRLMVAVLIILWVSAITSAFVDNIPLTTMMVKITISLAENSALNLPLQPLVWALALGACLGGNGTLIGASANVVCAGVAEQHGYKFTFLEFFKVGFPVMIGSIIVSTAYLLFTHVLFAWH
- the LOC105233298 gene encoding P protein isoform X2, producing the protein MRFKVAKRICQRKIRAKNIDENFPQPHEVTEGALQVWRALPERIRQDPSLASFRMEHERLHGDLDPLPSPDVPEHYVKAPNAFTKVGINVTNELGQVRILEVRDMENNNEDHHDDHDEPHSRRKKILKWFKISILLVVWAVFTAFLMSNNEHVEELRLISVPKSGEEKLFPVSTATLSRLGLKLKGPFRQQEADPYGKNKSSFAAPPTLHVQLQRKYYNASGDEYYVEDASKVWKLALVYPEQLDTTKESWKANNYDISPADEELLLQANYTTLNLRFIANIETEFPLQLSIDESPIYKKEGVIYAAIVLCGLYMMIIWEIVNRTFAAMIASTLSVGILAALNSRPSMATIMGWIDVETLLLLFGMMILVAILSETGIFDYLAVYAYKITNGHIWPLINCLCLFTAVLSSFLDNVTTVLLMTPVTIRLCEVMSLNPVPILMCMVIYSNIGGALTPVGDPPNVIIASNNFISRNGVNFAIFTLHMLPGVILVMIQTYIQLRLKFRNTNDLQFKDSPEVEELRHEIHVWKRAAQSLSAYSKDEEIVRQTLMKKVNRLKRSLKKRVSEAVEPAPNYKQTLTQLQAKYPIRNKSLLIKCSFALIFVISLFFLHSVPELQRLSLGWTALLGAIFLLILADIEDMEAILARVEWSTLLFFAALFILMEALSELGLIEWIGQMTESIILGVSEGSRLMVAVLIILWVSAITSAFVDNIPLTTMMVKITISLAENSALNLPLQPLVWALALGACLGGNGTLIGASANVVCAGVAEQHGYKFTFLEFFKVGFPVMIGSIIVSTAYLLFTHVLFAWH